The Photobacterium sanguinicancri genome includes the window ATCTCATCGTAAACAGCTTCTAACTTAGCGACAGTGCGTCCTAGCAAAATAACGGTCGCGCCATGAGCTGCATAACTAAGAGCGGCCTGACGGCCGATACCATCACCTGCACCGGTAACCAAAATAACGCGATTTTTTAGAGAGTCAGCTGCAATTTGATATTCCACGTATTACTTCCTTATTGAATATTCGCTTGCTTATAGTCGTGATAAATCGTTGAGATAAGCATCAGTTCACGCTAGATGCTTGAAATAATATGCTGATAGCACGTCGATTTAACGAAAATGTAAAATAGTCTCTTTTTCATTGCATTGCCATAGCCTCAGCAGGTTACAATGGGGTTAAGTTCATAAAATGAGGACTCAACATTGGATTTTTTGTTTGATTACGGCTTATTTCTAGCCAAAATCGCCACAGTTGTTATAGCGATTGTCGGTATTCTTATTGTCGCTAAAGGTTTAAACGGTCGCCATGGTTCACCAAAAGGTGAATTAGAAGTTACAGATTTAACTGAGCAATATAAACATACTGTGCACCAACTCGAAGGGCACCTTTATGATAAAGCCCTACTAAAAGCAAAAGAAAAAGTTGAGAAAAAAGAAGAAAAAGCGAAAGACAAAGTACGCCAGGAAGAAGTAAAAAAAGCGGCAAAAGAGGGAGAGCTATCCCATGCTCGCGATCCTCGGTTGTTTGTTTTAGATTTCCACGGCAGCATTGATGCGAAAGAAGTGACATCACTACGTGAAGAAATCACGGCTATTTTAGCGGTAGCGATTGAAGGTGATGAAGTATTGCTTCGCCTAGAAACTGGCGGTGGCATGGTTCATGGCTATGGCTTGGCTTCATCGCAGCTTGATCGTCTAAAAGCCGCGGGCATTAAACTGACAATCTCAGTGGATAAAGTTGCAGCAAGTGGTGGTTACATGATGGCGTGTGTTGCCGATAAAATCATTTCTGCTCCGTTTGCTATTGTGGGTTCTATCGGCGTTATTGCCCAACTCCCTAACTTCAATAAGATCTTGAAAAAGAACGATATTGAGTTTGAACAAATTACTGCAGGCGAGTTTAAACGTACGCTAACAATGTTCGGTGAAAACACGGATAAAGCCCGCGATAAATTCCAAGATGAAATCGAAGAAACGCACGGATTATTCAAAGATTTCATTGCGGTACATCGCCCTGAGTTAGATCTTGAGAAAGTGGCGACAGGTGAGCACTGGTTTGGTCGACAAGCACATGATCTTGGCTTAGTTGATGAAATTGGCACTAGTGATGACTATATTACTAAGGCGTGCAAAGAGCGTGAAGTGTTGAATATTCGATATGTTCGCCGTAAAAAGCTGGCCGAAAAGTTAGCGGGTGCAACAGGTGAAGCCGCAGATATCCTGTTACTTAAATGGATCAGTCGTGGTCAGCGACCAATCGTATAGGGCTTATTATGAACCAGAAATGGGCACTTTTTTCATTTAAAGGGCGTATGCGACGACGTGATTACTGGCTATATAGTTTGCCAGTATTATTCGTCACGATTCCTGTTTTTATGTATAGCTCACCTGAGAATACAGGTACTAACCCTATGGCTGATATATTAGCTATGGTGGTGCTGGGCTTTGTTATGTGGGCATCAATGGCACTTAATATTAAGCGTCTGCATGATCGCAATAAAAGTGCTTGGTGGGTTGTGGTGACTTTCCTTCCTTTAATTGGTCCTATCTTTGCTTTAGTGGAGTTAGGTATTTTGAAAGGTACGGAAGGGGATAATCAATTTGGCCCCGATCCTAAAGGTGGCTCAACGCCGCCTTCATCACGTCCGAACGATGATGATAAAGAGAGTATGACCATAGAAATGTAATGGCTTATTCTGCTTGAAAATAACCCGCCACAGCAATGTTGGCGGGTTTTTCTTTGACCTTAAGCGGACAACACTATATGTGCGTGAGCGGCTATAAATTGTGCTGGATTAGCTTTCTAGCGTAAATTTTGGCGACAGCTGGTGGGCTAGGTATTTAAACATATTGAAAACCGCAGTTGTTTTTGCGGTAGGTAACCCATTGTCGTCAAGAAAGTACTCACCTTTAAAGACAAGTACGCCGTCTTTTTCTTCAACAGATGTGGCACGCATGCCATCGAGAAATCCATCGTGATCTTGAATTTCTTGGTTCGCAATCATTAATAGGTCATTGGATGAAATAGAAGTTTTGTCGCTCATTGTGAATGCTCTATATGGAATGTTTAAAACCTCGCTAGTGTATGAATTATGCAAACAGAACTCAAACCCTTCGTTTATTAGTGTTTTTTTTCTTGTGAGGCTATAAGCTGTGCGCAAAACCAAATGAGTGGCTGTATTTCTGTGAGCAGTTGCAAATTTTTTTGGTAAAAAATAGTCAAACCGTGGGATAGGTGGTAATCATTAGCGCCTTAAAGCTACCTCACAGCAAGAAAAGGCATTATTAAATCGCAAGAAGTTAGGTTTGATATATCATTTAACTTATGCGTAACAACTGGGGAAGGGACGAGCAATCAGCGCGTTTTCATCAAAAACCAGTTGACCTTCTTGTATAGTAGCCCAATATTGTAATAACGTTGCCATGCGATTCAATACGTTTTTTGGTGTGCAACCTTATGTTTTTATTATAATTTTTACGAGCACGAGGACGTAATAGAGTCATTATGGGTAAATCTCTCGTTATTGTGGAGTCCCCTGCCAAAGCCAAGACGATTAACAAGTACTTGGGTAAGGACTTCATTGTAAAGTCAAGCGTTGGTCACGTTCGTGATTTGCCAACGGGTGCGCGTAGTACCGGCAAGAAAGCCGCTGCGACTTCAACCAAAGGGTTAAGTCCAGAAGAAAAAGCACGTATCAAGAAAGAAAAAGATCGTAAATCGCTCATCGGAAAAATGGGTGTTGACCCATATAACGATTGGGCGGCTCAGTACGAAGTGCTTCCAGGCAAAGAAAAAGTTGTCAGTGAACTTCAAAAACTCGCGAAAGACGCTGACTTCGTCTATCTCGCAACCGATTTGGACCGCGAAGGGGAAGCTATTGCGTGGCACCTTCGTGAGATCATCGGCGGCGATGATGCACGTTACAAACGAGTGGTTTTCAACGAAATCACCAAAAATGCAATTCAGCAGGCATTTGAACAGCCGGGTGAATTAAACATTGATGGTGTAAATGCCCAGCAAGCGCGTCGATTCCTTGATCGCGTAGTTGGCTTTATGGTTTCTCCACTTTTGTGGAAAAAAGTCGCTCGTGGCTTGTCAGCAGGTCGTGTTCAATCAGTAGCGGTTAAGCTAATTGTTGAGCGCGAACGTGAGATCAAAGCGTTTACACCTGAAGAGTTCTGGGATATTCACGCGAATACTCAAACTGTAGGTAGTGATGCACTGCGCTTAATGGTAACGCAGCAGGCGGGTAAAGCATTCCGTCCTGAAAACGAAACGGATGCAATGGCTGCTAAGTCTGTGCTTGATAGCGCAACTTATACCGTGGCAGATCGTGAAGATCGCCCGACAAGCAGTAAACCATCTGCACCTTACATTACATCGACGCTACAACAAGCGGCGAGTACACGTTTAGGTTATGGCGTTAAGCGTACAATGGGCCTTGCTCAACGTTTGTATGAAGCGGGTTACATTACGTATATGCGTACTGACTCCACCAACCTTTCGAAAGAAGCGGTTGAGTCTGCACGTGAGTTCATTGCATCTGAGTACGGTGATAATTACCTACCAGAGAATGCGAATGTATACGGTAGTAAAGGCAATGCTCAAGAAGCGCACGAAGCTATTCGTCCTTCAAGTGTTGAAGTACAAGCTGAACACCTAGAAGGCATGGATCAAGACGCTGTTAAACTGTACGACCTTATTTGGCGTCAGTTTGTGGCTTGTCAGATGATGCCTGCGAAGTACGACTCAAGTACGATCACAGTATCGGCTGCAGACTTCACGCTGAAAGCGAAAGGTCGCACCATGCGTTTTGCTGGTTGGACACACGTACAGCGTCCGTCTGGTAAGAATGAAGATACGACACTGCCTATGGTTCACGTTGGCGAGACATTAACGCTAACTGAACTTGAGCCTAAGCAACACTTCACCAAGCCGCCAGCACGCTTTACAGAAGCAGCATTGGTTAAAGAGCTTGAGAAGCGCGGCATTGGCCGTCCATCGACTTACGCTTCGATCATTTCTACGATTCAAGATCGTGGCTATGTGCGTGTTGATATGCGCCGTTTCTTTGCTGAGAAAATGGGTGAAATCGTCTCAGACCGTTTGGACCAGTCGTTTGCTGATCTAATGGACTTTGATTTTACCGCTCGCATGGAAGGTAACTTAGATAAAATCGCAGAAGGTGAAAAGAACTGGAAACAAGTTCTTGATCAATTCTTCAGTGACTTCACCGCAGAGCTTGAAAAAGCAGAGCTTGATGAAGGCGAAGGTGGCATGAAGCCAAACAATATCGTAGAAACCGATATTGAATGTCCGACGTGTTCACGCCCTATGGGTATTCGTACTGCATCAACAGGTGTATTCCTGGGTTGTACCGGCTATGCACTGCCACCTAAAGAGCGTTGTAAGACAACGATCAACTTAGGTGACGAAGATGGCATTATTAACGTACTTGAAGAAGACGTTGAAACGGCGGCATTACGTGCGAAGAAGCGTTGTCCTAAATGTGACACTGCAATGGATGCTTACCTAATCGACCAAGATCGTAAATTACATGTTTGTGGTAATAACCCAAGCTGTGATGGTTACATCGTAGAGAAAGGTGAGTTTGTTCTTAAAGGCTATGACGGCCCAGTTATCGAGTGTGATAAGTGTGGTTCAGACATGGAGCTTAAGAACGGCCGTTTCGGTAAGTACATGGGTTGTACCAGCGAAGATTGTAAGAACACGCGTAAGATCCTTAAAAACGGTGAGATTGCTCCACCGAAAGAAGATCCAGTTCATTTACCTGAACTGCCGTGTACGCAAGATTCAAATGCTTACTTTGTATTGCGTGATGGTGCATCTGGTCTCTTTATGGCAGCAAGTACCTTCCCTAAATCGCGCGAAACACGTGCGCCATTAGTTGAAGAGCTGGTTCGCTTTAAAGATCGTTTGTCACCGAAGTTTACTTACTTAACGGATGCTCCAACGGAAGACCCTGATGGTCGCCCGACGGTGGTTCGCTTTAGTCGAAAGACCAAAGAAAACTACGTGCGTTCAGAAGTAGATGGCAAGCCATCTGGCTGGACTGGTTTATACATTGGCGGTAAGTGGGAAATTACCGACAAGCGTAAAAAACCGAAGAAAGAAAAAGAAGATGACGCTGAGTAATCAGCAGTCACTTTAGATAAAAAAACCGCCGAGAGGCGGTTTTTTTGTGGCCAAAATTCAGACTAGAAACTTAGGCTGGTGTACCACTATGGAATTTGAAGTCTGTATCGGCTGATGTGATGAGATCAGCTTCGATGCTGGCAAAGTATGCGATGCGCTCTGAAATGTCTTTGCCTGCAATTTGCTCTGCGAGTGTGAGATAGTCTTGATAGTGGCGCGCTTCCGATCGCAATAAAGAGATATAAAACTTCTCAATGTCTTTATCAAGGTGCGGCGCAAGTTTGGCAAAACGTTCACACGAGCGAGCCTCGATGAAGGCGCCAATAATCAGCTTGTCGATCAGGGCATCAGGCTCGTAACTGGTAACGTGCTTGATAAGCCCTTTAGCATAACGACCCGCATCGATCAGTTCATAGCTAACGCCTTTCTTTTCCATTAGCTCTAACACCTGATAGAAGTGGTGCAGCTCTTCTTTGATCAGCAATACCATCTTATCAATCAAATCTTGGCTGTAAGCACAGTCTGCGCGTGGCGTTATTTGTTTTGACGCGTTGCTTTTACCTCGAAGAGACTCAAGCGTCCCTGTCTTTTTATACGCTAAGGCCTCGTAGGGTTTCACCCATTCCGCCAGCTGTTGTGCACTTTCTTTATCGACTGCATATTTACGAATAAGAAAGATTGCACTTTGCGCGGCTTTTAATTCGCACAACATGTGGTCACGCAAAATAACGGAAAGGTTCTCTGGCTTGCGAGCTTCATTAATCCATTCGTCTGGCGTAGAGGCTTTAAGAAACTGGTTTATTGGCGCTAATAGTTCTGAAATCATGAGCTTTTATAAGAGGCTGATTGCTATATGAGGTTTCATCATATCATAGCGACGGAAGGAAATAATAAGATGCAAAGTGTGAATTAGTGGCAATAAAAAAGGCCGCTAAGCGACCTTTTTAAAAGGGTAAGGAAGAGGGTTACCACTTCTTTTTTGGCTGGAACAATACGTCGAGATCATCTTGATCTTTATTTAGCATGTCTTGGCGCTCTTGCTCTTGTGTTGCTGATTGACTGTTATCAATCTCATTCAGCATCATCTGCAATTTTTCTCGTGCTTGGTTAGCGTAGTTATCGTTTTTACTCGCTAGCACATCAATGCCTTTTTTCAGTAGCTGTTTCGCAGTACCCAATTGACGTTTCATGCGTGCATCGTTGGCGCGTTTTACTACGTTTTCAATATTAATACGCAGCTGAATACCTTCAAGACGCGCATTTTCTGCTACAAAAGCTTGTGTCGCAAAGCGGCCCTTGCTGTGTTCGTTCTTCACTACTGTCTTCAAGCGCTTCACTAATTGCAGCATGCCTAACGCTTGCTTATCTGTCGTTGGCGTTTTGAATGGTGCTACATCAGCATTAGAGTAGTTTTGTTGAAGATGTTGTATTTGCTGAGTGACATTAGTGATACGTGAAGGGAGTGATTTATCTGAAGTATCGGCTTCATGCATACTTTGCAAAGCGTACATAATCCGTTGGTTCAAACAAACCAGTAGCTCTTTGCTATATGGCATATGATGAGCATTACCGATTAAGTCTTCGGTCGCATCAATAATGGCAATATGCTTGGCAAGCTCTTGGTGTTTTGCACTTTCAACACGTTGGCGATACTGAATGATGATGTTATACCCAACGATCAAAATCAGTAATAAGGAAACCAAGCCTATTACTAAAGGTAAGCTCATAAGATAATCAGTTTTCCGTTGCATTTATCATAAGGCTATAAGATACACCAAGTGGCAGTATGGTGATAGCGAGAAGCCTAAAAATGCGCGGTTTATATAACTAATTTAGGCTTTTTGGAAGTTGATCTATTGTGCCTGAAGATGAATGGTCGATTGGATGAAATTTTTGGGATGAATGACTTAATGATTTTTTACAAAAAGCACTATGTCAAATTACCAAAAGCTATAAGAAATGCTATGAAAACGTAACGAAACGATATATAACAATACGAAATGCATGGTTGCACTGATAAGATGTAACGGACTATAGGTTAGGCGGTACCATGAAATTACAACAACTACGCTACATTGTTGAAGTTGTGAATCACAATTTGAATGTGTCAGCAACAGCAGAAAATTTATATACCTCACAACCCGGTATCAGTAAGCAGGTTCGCTTGCTTGAAGATGAATTGGGTATTCAAATATTTGAACGCAGCGGTAAGCACCTTACAAAGGTGACAACGGCTGGTGAAGAAATTGTACGTATTTCACGCGATATTTTATCTCGGGTTGAGAGCATCAAAGCCGTGGCGGGTGAGCATACCCATCCTGAAATGGGGACGCTGAATATCGCTACAACGCATACACAAGCACGTTATGCGTTACCACAAGTTATTCAAGGCTTTACCGCACGTTACCCTAAAGTGTCTTTACATATGCACCAAGGGACGCCGTCGCAAATTGCCGATGCAGTTGGGAAAGGAACGACCGACTTTGCTATCGCTACCGAAGCACTTCATCTGTATCAGGATATGATCATGTTACCGTGCTACCACTGGAATCGCTCCATTGTGGTTAAAGCTGATCACCCTCTAGCTCAAAAAGACAATATCACTATTCATGATTTGGCCGCATACTCATTAGTGACTTATGTATTTGGTTTTACAGGCCGTTCTGAACTAGATAGCGCGTTTAATCGCTCTGGTCTAACACCACGTATCGTCTTTACGGCAACAGATGCTGATGTAATAAAAACATATGTTCGATTAGGTATTGGTGTTGGTGTGATTGCCAGTATGGCGATGGATCCTGTGACGGACACTGATTTGGTCGCTATTGATGCTAGCCACATCTTTGAAGCGAGTACCACCAAGATAGGTTTCAAGAAAGGCACTTTCCTTCGTTCTTACATGTACGATTTCGTGGAGCGCTTTGCCCCCCATTTAACGCGTAATGTCGTTGATCAAGCGGTGGCACTGAAAACGAATACTGAAATCGAAAGCATGTTTGCCACCATGGAATTACCGGTACGTTAGACTCCAGAGTCTGAAGAGCCAGAGGCTACTCACTATATAGTGCGTAGCCTTTTTTATTTCCATGGTTCAGGTAGACTATGCGCCCGGTGTTTTCCTCTAAAGAATTGCTTTATGCCTAGCTACTCCTCTTTGCTTCAACAGCTTGATACGGCGCTATCAAATACACGTACATTCTGGCAATTTATGCCATTTGCTGAAACAGAGTTAGCTTGGCAGCAATCTCACCCTGAGTTATGTCAATGGCTAATGTCGCTTAATGATGAGCAAATAGAGGCTCTGACACAAGATCCCATCGCTTTGGCGAACGCATTAGTACCTTGGATCCCACAAGCGCATCAATTGATCTCTGTGTCAGAAACCCACCCTTTAACGGTTAGAACCACAACAGCGCTGCCGAAAGGGCTTGATGTCGGTATTCCAGGTCGGAAGTGGACGCAAATTACCGCTTTCAATGCTGTGCTGCCACAGCATAATCTGCCTTGGTTAGAATGGTGTGCAGGTAAAGGCCATCTTGGTCGAGTGTTAGCAACGTCGCATCACACCCCTGTGGTGAGCCTAGAGTGGCAAGAGCAGTTATGTATTGATGGTGCAGCTGCTGTGAAGCAATTGGGTTTACCCATTTCATTTGTTCAAGGTGATGCTTTTTCGAGTGAGAGTGAACAGTATATTGAGGCAGAGCAGCATGCTGTTGCGCTTCATGCTTGCGGTGATTTACATGTATCGCTATTACAGCGAGTCGCTAATAAACAAGGCCGCGCGGTTAGCGTTTCACCGTGCTGCTATCACTTAATCCGTGATAAGTATTACCAAGCGTTATCGAAAATCGCTAAATGCAGTGATATCGAACTATCAAAACA containing:
- a CDS encoding DUF805 domain-containing protein, producing MNQKWALFSFKGRMRRRDYWLYSLPVLFVTIPVFMYSSPENTGTNPMADILAMVVLGFVMWASMALNIKRLHDRNKSAWWVVVTFLPLIGPIFALVELGILKGTEGDNQFGPDPKGGSTPPSSRPNDDDKESMTIEM
- a CDS encoding YciN family protein; the encoded protein is MSDKTSISSNDLLMIANQEIQDHDGFLDGMRATSVEEKDGVLVFKGEYFLDDNGLPTAKTTAVFNMFKYLAHQLSPKFTLES
- a CDS encoding SAM-dependent methyltransferase, whose amino-acid sequence is MPSYSSLLQQLDTALSNTRTFWQFMPFAETELAWQQSHPELCQWLMSLNDEQIEALTQDPIALANALVPWIPQAHQLISVSETHPLTVRTTTALPKGLDVGIPGRKWTQITAFNAVLPQHNLPWLEWCAGKGHLGRVLATSHHTPVVSLEWQEQLCIDGAAAVKQLGLPISFVQGDAFSSESEQYIEAEQHAVALHACGDLHVSLLQRVANKQGRAVSVSPCCYHLIRDKYYQALSKIAKCSDIELSKHDLRLPLQETVTAGQRVRRQRFVEVSYRLGFDSLQRHVLGSNTYLPVPNIQKALLNEGFMAFCIWAAEKKGVTLPSNIDFSHWQAEGEQRFASVERMELVRQLFRRPLEMWLVYDRACFMEEAGYQVNVGTFCDKPTTPRNLLIHAEYLRSKG
- the sohB gene encoding protease SohB is translated as MDFLFDYGLFLAKIATVVIAIVGILIVAKGLNGRHGSPKGELEVTDLTEQYKHTVHQLEGHLYDKALLKAKEKVEKKEEKAKDKVRQEEVKKAAKEGELSHARDPRLFVLDFHGSIDAKEVTSLREEITAILAVAIEGDEVLLRLETGGGMVHGYGLASSQLDRLKAAGIKLTISVDKVAASGGYMMACVADKIISAPFAIVGSIGVIAQLPNFNKILKKNDIEFEQITAGEFKRTLTMFGENTDKARDKFQDEIEETHGLFKDFIAVHRPELDLEKVATGEHWFGRQAHDLGLVDEIGTSDDYITKACKEREVLNIRYVRRKKLAEKLAGATGEAADILLLKWISRGQRPIV
- the cysB gene encoding HTH-type transcriptional regulator CysB — translated: MKLQQLRYIVEVVNHNLNVSATAENLYTSQPGISKQVRLLEDELGIQIFERSGKHLTKVTTAGEEIVRISRDILSRVESIKAVAGEHTHPEMGTLNIATTHTQARYALPQVIQGFTARYPKVSLHMHQGTPSQIADAVGKGTTDFAIATEALHLYQDMIMLPCYHWNRSIVVKADHPLAQKDNITIHDLAAYSLVTYVFGFTGRSELDSAFNRSGLTPRIVFTATDADVIKTYVRLGIGVGVIASMAMDPVTDTDLVAIDASHIFEASTTKIGFKKGTFLRSYMYDFVERFAPHLTRNVVDQAVALKTNTEIESMFATMELPVR
- the miaE gene encoding tRNA isopentenyl-2-thiomethyl-A-37 hydroxylase MiaE; this translates as MISELLAPINQFLKASTPDEWINEARKPENLSVILRDHMLCELKAAQSAIFLIRKYAVDKESAQQLAEWVKPYEALAYKKTGTLESLRGKSNASKQITPRADCAYSQDLIDKMVLLIKEELHHFYQVLELMEKKGVSYELIDAGRYAKGLIKHVTSYEPDALIDKLIIGAFIEARSCERFAKLAPHLDKDIEKFYISLLRSEARHYQDYLTLAEQIAGKDISERIAYFASIEADLITSADTDFKFHSGTPA
- the topA gene encoding type I DNA topoisomerase — encoded protein: MGKSLVIVESPAKAKTINKYLGKDFIVKSSVGHVRDLPTGARSTGKKAAATSTKGLSPEEKARIKKEKDRKSLIGKMGVDPYNDWAAQYEVLPGKEKVVSELQKLAKDADFVYLATDLDREGEAIAWHLREIIGGDDARYKRVVFNEITKNAIQQAFEQPGELNIDGVNAQQARRFLDRVVGFMVSPLLWKKVARGLSAGRVQSVAVKLIVEREREIKAFTPEEFWDIHANTQTVGSDALRLMVTQQAGKAFRPENETDAMAAKSVLDSATYTVADREDRPTSSKPSAPYITSTLQQAASTRLGYGVKRTMGLAQRLYEAGYITYMRTDSTNLSKEAVESAREFIASEYGDNYLPENANVYGSKGNAQEAHEAIRPSSVEVQAEHLEGMDQDAVKLYDLIWRQFVACQMMPAKYDSSTITVSAADFTLKAKGRTMRFAGWTHVQRPSGKNEDTTLPMVHVGETLTLTELEPKQHFTKPPARFTEAALVKELEKRGIGRPSTYASIISTIQDRGYVRVDMRRFFAEKMGEIVSDRLDQSFADLMDFDFTARMEGNLDKIAEGEKNWKQVLDQFFSDFTAELEKAELDEGEGGMKPNNIVETDIECPTCSRPMGIRTASTGVFLGCTGYALPPKERCKTTINLGDEDGIINVLEEDVETAALRAKKRCPKCDTAMDAYLIDQDRKLHVCGNNPSCDGYIVEKGEFVLKGYDGPVIECDKCGSDMELKNGRFGKYMGCTSEDCKNTRKILKNGEIAPPKEDPVHLPELPCTQDSNAYFVLRDGASGLFMAASTFPKSRETRAPLVEELVRFKDRLSPKFTYLTDAPTEDPDGRPTVVRFSRKTKENYVRSEVDGKPSGWTGLYIGGKWEITDKRKKPKKEKEDDAE